A window of Panicum virgatum strain AP13 chromosome 8K, P.virgatum_v5, whole genome shotgun sequence contains these coding sequences:
- the LOC120645250 gene encoding transcription factor MYBS2-like produces the protein MDVVADEEPDDNDIGFELRKSSSMQNLTIPSADPLLPRGEAGEGKVYASNDLELASRQQRKKGIPWTEEEHRKFLDGLRQLGKGDWRGMSKSFVTTRTATQVASHAQRYSLRQTNPGKKKRRASLFVVGIADFSDDQVSTLMPFHR, from the exons ATGGACGTCGTCGCCGATGAGGAACCAGATGACAACGACATCGGGTTCGAGCTCAGGAAGAGTTCGAGCATGCAGAACCTCACCATCCCCTCCGCCGACCCGCTCCTGCCACGCGGGGAGGCCGGCGAGGGCAAGGTGTATGCCTCCAACGATCTGGAGCTGGCCTCCAGGCAGCAGAGGAAGAAAG GGATTCCGTGGACCGAGGAGGAGCACAGGAAGTTCCTGGACGGCCTGAGGCAGCTGGGCAAGGGGGACTGGAGGGGCATGTCCAAGAGCTTCGTGACCACCAGGACGGCGACGCAGGTGGCCAGCCACGCCCAGAGGTACTCCCTCCGCCAGACCAACCCCGGCAAGAAGAAGCGCCGGGCCAGCCTCTTCGTCGTCGGCATCGCCGACTTCAGCGACGATCAGGTGAGCACCTTGATGCCATTCCACCGGTGA